One genomic segment of Myripristis murdjan chromosome 20, fMyrMur1.1, whole genome shotgun sequence includes these proteins:
- the gdap1 gene encoding ganglioside-induced differentiation-associated protein 1, translating into MAAENSSESQDEKEVLVKTGAMQEAHDRCQAVAESSKQSESKLTLYHWTQSFNSQKVRLAIAEKGLRCEEYDVSLPLSEHNEPWFMRLNPAGEVPVLVHSGNVICDPTQIMDYLEQNFKDEGTPKLIPEEGSMYYHRVQHYRELLDSLQMDAYTHGCILHPEITVDSHIPAYATTRIRTQIGNTESELKKLAEQNPELKDAYIAKQRRLKSKLFDHDNMKYLKKLLDELENVMDQVETELQRRVEETPEEGSPSWLCGEFFSMADVSLAVTLHRLKFLGLSRRYWGNGNRVNLETYYARVVERPAFRRVLGHVNNILISAVLPVAFRVARKNAPAIFGTTLLIGILGGATYLAFLYMKRRLTVTS; encoded by the exons ATGGCTGCCGAAAACAGCTCTGAATCTCAAGATGAGAAAGAAGTCCTCGTAAAGACAGGTGCGATGCAAGAGGCACATGACAGATGTCAGGCTGTTGCAGAGAGCTCCAAACAAAGTGAATCTAAATTGACGCTGTATCACTGGACGCAGTCCTTCAACTCCCAGAAG GTGCGTTTGGCCATAGCAGAGAAAGGTCTGCGCTGTGAGGAGTATGATGTGAGCCTGCCGCTGAGTGAGCACAATGAGCCTTGGTTCATGCGTTTGAATCCTGCGGGCGAGGTTCCCGTCCTCGTCCACAGCGGCAACGTTATCTGTGACCCAACACAGATCATGGACTACCTGGAGCAGAACTTCAAAGATG AGGGCACCCCTAAGCTGATCCCTGAGGAGGGCAGCATGTACTACCACAGAGTGCAGCACTACAGAGAGCTGCTGGACTCACTGCAGATGGACGCCTACACCCACGGCTGCATCCTCCACCCTGAGATCACAGTGGACTCTCACATACCAGCCTATGCTACCACACGCATTCGAA cgcAGATAGGAAACACAGAGTCGGAGCTGAAGAAACTGGCAGAGCAGAACCCAGAACTTAAAGATGCTTATATAGCAAAACAGAGGCGCTTGAAA TCcaagctatttgaccatgacaATATGAAGTACCTGAAGAAGCTTCTGGATGAGCTGGAGAACGTGATGGACCAGGTCGAGACAGAACTGCAGAGGAGGGTGGAGGAAACACCAG AGGAGGGCAGCCCGTCCTGGCTGTGTGGTGAGTTCTTCAGCATGGCTGACGTCTCGCTGGCAGTCACTTTGCACCGCCTCAAGTTCCTTGGCCTCTCCCGCCGCTACTGGGGCAACGGCAACCGCGTCAACCTGGAAACCTACTATGCACGCGTGGTGGAGCGCCCGGCCTTCCGGAGGGTGCTGGGCCACGTCAACAACATCCTGATCTCGGCCGTCCTGCCCGTGGCGTTCCGCGTGGCCCGGAAGAATGCTCCGGCTATCTTTGGTACCACTCTGTTGATAGGTATTCTGGGAGGAGCCACGTACCTGGCTTTCCTCTACATGAAGAGGAGGCTGACTGTCACCAGCTGA